The sequence atggaAAACCGCCCATTATCTATTAACTTCATATGCTACTTTGTTGTCTAACAGATTACAACTTTGACTTGGGTCATTGGTGCTCTAATTATGGGGATAAACATATACTACATAGTAAGCAGTTTCACTAAGCTGCTCATCCATAGTCACATGAAGCTTGCCCTTGTCATCTTTTGTGGAATTCTTGGGTTCTCAGGCATTGCTATCTACTTGGCCTCCATAGCTTATCTTGTCTTCCGGAAAAACAGAAAAGCTAGTCCTCTTCTTGCTTCAACAAACTCACAAACAGTGGAGACACTTCCAAGACAAGACATTGTTGACATGCAGTTACATGGTAAAGCGGCTGCCTCAGATCTTGATTGAGTCTTATTCAATCATATCTTGAAAATTAGGATTCCAATAAAATTGGACTCAAACCAAGTCCACAAAGACCTCTTTTTAGTagttaaaatgtttttagacGTTATAAGTGTTGGTTTTTGTCATCTTTTTTAAAAGGGATCAGATTCTCGTAGGTTTATATAATGAACAATGTTACAATAACATCGGATAATAGAATTATTGCGTTATCATATCATACACTATGAGTGATGCATATTATAGATTACAAAAATAGCAATCAGCTATATATTTATGTGTGATTAGGATTAAACAAATAACTTTGTTGAATCAAACGTATTACTTTAGAATAAAGCTTTTTTATGTGGGTGTATGGTCAGAGTGTATGGCCGTTTCCTGTTCTAGGATTCGATTATGACGTTTTGGTTCGAATcttgaggaagaggaagatgcCCTTTCTCTTGCAAGCTCTTGACAGATTCGTAGAGAGATTGCTTGATGGGTTTAAACTCCaaccctaagtcttttatcTTTTGAGTAGTGAACTTGTAAGGCTTTGCCCTCGGATTCTTCTCGTCTGAACAcctaaaagaatttaaaaaacaaCAATATGATAATCAATATACGAAATGTGGATAAGATTTCTTGTGTAACACTCTGAAGTAATAACGTATCAGTTATTGAACTAGCCAAAAGAGATACAAGTCGTCAAACTAGTGACCAAACTTTCCTGGGAGTAGGTGAAGAAAAACAGGTACACTtccgtttttttttgtcaaatggaGTTAGACCCGTAACAAGACTACACGTTTTAGTGTATAAACAGAAAGacaaaaacacaaacacaacgtgtataaatatgatttttttgtgaTCTCTACGTCAGCATTAGGTAATACATGACATGGACATTGTGTGTGGCAAGTGACAAGTGCCAATACCAAACACCACTCATGTCCCTTTTATCCTATCtaataatatttattgattGTTAAAACAAAAACGTATCTATGTATCGATTAGACTGACAAGATCGTGTTGACTTTGATATAATTTTAGACCAAAGTGTTAAAAGAGACAAACGTTTTGACTTACTTGGTAGGAAGCGGATACTCCGGGAAGAATTTAGCAAGAATCTCAACAACCTCCCCACGGTGAAGCGCCGTCTCGGCGAGGATGTAACGGCCTGAGGCGGAAGGTGATTCGTAGACCATAACATGGCCTAGTGCAACGTCACGGACGTCCACGTACACCTGAGTCAGATTAGCGTAGGTCTTGGCTGAGCCGGTGAGGTACTTGAGGATATGGACTAGACTAGCGTTGACCGCTGACTGGAGCGGTGGTCCAAGAACTAAAACAGGATTTAGCACCACTAAGTCCACACCTTTGACCTTCGCCGTCTCCCATGCTGATTGTTCCGCCACCATCTTCCCGTAGCAATACCAATTCTACAAAGTACCAAAAAggttaaaatatattgaagTTTTCGTGCTAAACACGTAAACCTACTACAGCCACATGCTACTAGGTCACGTGGATTTTGGTCGGTGGGTTTTGATGAAAACTTCTAGccaaaaatagat is a genomic window of Brassica napus cultivar Da-Ae chromosome A2, Da-Ae, whole genome shotgun sequence containing:
- the LOC106429710 gene encoding cinnamoyl-CoA reductase 2, whose product is MPADGKLVCVTGAGGYIASWIVKLLLERGYTVRGTVRNPADPKNNHLRELQGAKERLTLHSADLLDYEALCATIDGCDGVFHTASPMTDDPETMLEPAVNGAKFVIDAAAKAKVKRVVFTSSIGAVYMNPNRDHQTIVDENCWSDLDFCKNTKNWYCYGKMVAEQSAWETAKVKGVDLVVLNPVLVLGPPLQSAVNASLVHILKYLTGSAKTYANLTQVYVDVRDVALGHVMVYESPSASGRYILAETALHRGEVVEILAKFFPEYPLPTKCSDEKNPRAKPYKFTTQKIKDLGLEFKPIKQSLYESVKSLQEKGHLPLPQDSNQNVIIES